The Pseudomonas kermanshahensis genome includes a window with the following:
- the accD gene encoding acetyl-CoA carboxylase, carboxyltransferase subunit beta produces MSNWLVDKLIPSIMRSEVKKSSVPEGLWHKCPACEAVLYRPELEKTLDVCPKCNHHMRIGARARIDIFLDAEGRAELGAELEPVDRLKFRDGKKYKDRLTGAQKQTGEKDALISMSGTLMGMPIVVSAFEFSFMGGSMGAIVGERFVRAANYALENRCPMVCFSASGGARMQEALISLMQMAKTSAVLARLREEGIPFISVLTDPVYGGVSASLAMLGDVIVGEPKALIGFAGPRVIEQTVREKLPEGFQRSEFLLEHGAIDLIISRGELRPRLARLLAQMTGQETPEQAREAAAVA; encoded by the coding sequence ATGAGCAACTGGTTAGTCGACAAACTGATCCCTTCGATCATGCGTTCCGAGGTGAAGAAGAGCTCGGTGCCTGAAGGCCTGTGGCACAAGTGCCCGGCTTGCGAGGCCGTGCTGTATCGTCCGGAGCTGGAAAAGACCCTTGATGTCTGCCCTAAGTGCAACCACCACATGCGCATCGGCGCACGTGCGCGTATCGACATCTTCCTCGACGCCGAAGGCCGTGCTGAGCTGGGCGCCGAGCTGGAGCCGGTCGACCGCCTGAAATTCCGCGATGGCAAGAAGTACAAGGACCGCCTCACCGGTGCGCAGAAGCAGACCGGCGAAAAAGACGCGCTGATCTCCATGAGCGGTACCCTGATGGGCATGCCGATCGTGGTCAGCGCGTTCGAATTCTCCTTCATGGGCGGCTCCATGGGTGCCATCGTCGGTGAGCGTTTCGTTCGCGCCGCCAACTACGCCTTGGAAAACCGCTGCCCAATGGTCTGTTTCTCGGCCTCCGGTGGCGCACGTATGCAGGAAGCGCTGATCTCGCTGATGCAGATGGCCAAGACCTCGGCTGTGCTGGCGCGCCTGCGTGAAGAAGGCATTCCGTTCATCTCCGTGCTGACCGACCCGGTCTACGGCGGCGTTTCCGCCAGCCTGGCGATGCTGGGCGACGTCATCGTCGGCGAGCCCAAGGCACTGATCGGCTTTGCCGGCCCGCGCGTGATCGAGCAGACCGTACGCGAGAAGCTGCCAGAAGGCTTCCAGCGCAGCGAGTTCCTGCTGGAACACGGCGCTATCGACCTGATCATCTCCCGTGGCGAACTGCGCCCGCGCCTGGCCCGTCTGCTGGCGCAGATGACCGGCCAGGAAACCCCGGAGCAGGCACGTGAGGCGGCTGCGGTCGCGTGA
- a CDS encoding FimV/HubP family polar landmark protein has protein sequence MLRIRKLVLAMAAASALSSGMANALGLGELTLKSAQNQPLDAEIELLDVRDLTAAEVAPSLAPPEEFSKAGVTFATYLEDLTFTPVINPNGKSVLRVTSSQPLPGSVVKFLVQVMWPQGRLLRDYSVLLDQAKAQGKQPAPGNVAPAVTGASSYTTQRRDTLWQIAARNSQGGSIQQTMIAIQALNPDAFIGNNINQLKVGQVLRLPDQQQIQAIAQGEAVRDVAEQYAAWREGRRLGPRARQLDATRRGAAEAAPERIAQGDNLRLVSPGNQAGAAPAKGLNDKLAVAQESLDTSRRDNDELKSRMADLQSQLDKLQRLIALKNDQLARLEAQGAAGEAPVAAALPGEPAPANPAANAEPDVKPAPAAVDTAPASVPDAQPRADGVLGNPLLLWLIAGSAFLVLLLLLVLLMRKRKAQEEAEKHLRMARALAEEEQGAGLDIDADSFEGLEVSAPSVTLSPAVVAASAAAATAAEKPAVALAEPAPQPDTTAALLAEVEQSLQSGRLNHAAELLETALAAAPERDVLRLKLMEVYARQGDHSAFVEQERVLPATEQNVAQVDELKGRFPAMLGLAAAGLGAAALAAEMDEQYVQGLLQDQPEAPVVEDIVPEGASEAEPEVLSEPDFVAEQALDDIVEPEVEAISEVPALDASDLDSDFDLSLGEDLPEEDPLAAPLLDEPVLDEVQVEEQPAAVETELQADAVTDVAADADADFEAMLAQAEPQPVADLDDFDLDVSEPVAPAVAEQTPVDVADELAAFDSVPAFDPTTELDLPSDFDLSLSLEDDSPAAKSFASELDDVNAELDKLSQNLESPSLEPHFTAEDAVEQPEPEPLDDLDFDFFSGSDEVATKLDLARAYIDMGDHQGARDILDEVVKDGDGTQRQEAEDLLSRLV, from the coding sequence ATGCTTCGAATTCGCAAACTGGTTCTGGCCATGGCGGCTGCCTCGGCGCTGTCGTCGGGCATGGCCAATGCGTTGGGCTTGGGGGAGCTGACCCTCAAGTCGGCACAGAATCAGCCGCTGGACGCCGAGATCGAATTGCTCGACGTGCGCGACCTCACTGCCGCCGAAGTGGCGCCCAGCCTGGCGCCGCCGGAAGAGTTCAGCAAGGCGGGGGTAACCTTTGCGACTTACCTCGAAGACCTGACATTCACGCCGGTGATCAACCCCAACGGCAAGAGCGTGCTGCGCGTCACCTCCAGCCAGCCGCTGCCGGGGTCTGTGGTCAAGTTTCTGGTGCAGGTGATGTGGCCGCAGGGGCGACTGCTGCGTGACTACAGCGTCCTGCTCGACCAGGCCAAGGCCCAGGGCAAGCAGCCTGCGCCAGGCAATGTTGCACCCGCAGTGACGGGTGCCAGCAGCTACACCACTCAGCGCCGCGACACCCTGTGGCAGATTGCTGCGCGCAACAGCCAGGGCGGCTCGATTCAGCAGACCATGATTGCGATCCAGGCGCTGAACCCGGACGCCTTCATTGGCAACAACATCAACCAGTTGAAGGTGGGCCAGGTACTGCGCCTGCCCGACCAGCAACAAATCCAGGCCATTGCTCAGGGCGAGGCGGTTCGCGACGTGGCCGAGCAGTATGCGGCCTGGCGTGAAGGCCGGCGCCTGGGGCCGCGTGCCCGTCAGCTCGACGCCACCCGCCGCGGTGCCGCCGAGGCCGCGCCAGAGCGCATTGCCCAGGGTGACAACCTGCGCCTGGTCAGCCCCGGCAACCAGGCAGGTGCTGCGCCGGCCAAAGGCCTGAACGACAAACTGGCCGTGGCCCAGGAAAGCCTCGATACCAGCCGTCGTGACAACGATGAGCTCAAGAGCCGCATGGCGGACCTGCAGAGCCAACTGGACAAGCTGCAGCGTCTGATCGCACTGAAAAACGACCAGTTGGCCCGGCTTGAAGCCCAGGGCGCAGCAGGTGAGGCGCCAGTCGCCGCTGCGCTGCCAGGCGAGCCTGCGCCGGCCAATCCGGCAGCTAACGCCGAGCCGGACGTAAAACCTGCACCGGCGGCCGTCGATACTGCGCCGGCCAGTGTGCCTGACGCCCAGCCGCGCGCTGACGGCGTGCTTGGCAACCCGTTGCTGCTGTGGCTGATTGCAGGGTCTGCGTTCCTCGTGCTGTTGCTGCTGCTGGTGCTGTTGATGCGCAAGCGCAAGGCCCAGGAAGAAGCCGAGAAACACCTGCGCATGGCGCGGGCCTTGGCTGAGGAAGAGCAGGGTGCGGGCCTGGATATCGATGCCGACAGCTTTGAAGGCCTGGAGGTCTCTGCGCCGAGCGTAACGCTGTCGCCAGCGGTGGTCGCGGCGTCTGCTGCTGCCGCCACTGCTGCAGAAAAGCCCGCGGTCGCGCTCGCCGAGCCAGCGCCGCAGCCAGACACGACGGCCGCCCTGTTGGCGGAAGTCGAGCAAAGCCTGCAAAGCGGCCGCCTGAACCATGCCGCCGAGCTGCTTGAGACGGCCCTTGCCGCAGCGCCTGAGCGTGACGTACTGCGCCTGAAACTGATGGAAGTGTATGCCCGTCAGGGTGATCACAGTGCGTTCGTCGAGCAGGAGCGTGTGCTGCCAGCGACTGAGCAGAATGTTGCTCAGGTTGACGAACTCAAAGGCCGTTTCCCAGCCATGCTGGGGCTGGCCGCCGCCGGTTTGGGTGCGGCAGCGTTGGCTGCCGAGATGGATGAGCAGTACGTGCAGGGCCTGCTGCAGGACCAGCCTGAGGCGCCGGTGGTTGAAGACATCGTGCCCGAGGGCGCGTCAGAGGCCGAGCCAGAGGTGCTGTCGGAGCCCGATTTCGTCGCAGAGCAAGCGCTGGACGACATCGTTGAGCCTGAGGTCGAGGCCATCAGCGAAGTTCCAGCGCTTGATGCGTCGGATCTGGACAGTGACTTCGACCTGAGTCTGGGTGAAGACCTGCCCGAGGAAGACCCGTTGGCAGCGCCGCTGCTCGACGAGCCAGTGCTGGACGAAGTGCAGGTAGAGGAACAGCCCGCTGCCGTAGAGACTGAGCTGCAAGCTGACGCTGTAACAGACGTCGCAGCCGATGCCGATGCTGATTTCGAGGCGATGCTGGCGCAGGCCGAGCCGCAGCCCGTTGCCGATCTGGATGATTTCGACCTCGACGTCAGCGAGCCCGTAGCCCCGGCTGTCGCCGAACAGACGCCGGTAGACGTTGCCGACGAGCTGGCAGCCTTCGACAGCGTGCCGGCGTTTGACCCGACCACCGAACTGGACCTGCCGTCGGACTTCGACCTTTCGCTGTCGCTGGAGGATGACTCGCCGGCTGCCAAGAGCTTTGCTTCGGAGCTGGATGACGTCAACGCGGAGCTGGACAAGCTGTCCCAGAACCTCGAGTCGCCTTCGCTGGAACCGCACTTCACCGCTGAAGACGCCGTTGAGCAGCCCGAGCCCGAGCCGCTGGACGACTTGGACTTCGACTTCTTCTCTGGCAGTGATGAAGTCGCCACCAAGCTCGACCTGGCGCGCGCCTACATCGACATGGGCGACCACCAGGGCGCCCGTGACATCCTCGATGAAGTCGTCAAGGACGGCGACGGGACGCAGCGTCAGGAAGCCGAGGACCTGTTGTCTCGGTTGGTCTGA
- a CDS encoding phosphoribosylanthranilate isomerase produces the protein MSNVRSKICGITRIEDALAAAEAGADAIGFVFYAKSPRAVDVRQARAIIAELPPFVTTVGLFVNASRCELNEILEVVPLDLLQFHGDETPQDCEGFHRPWIKALRVRPGDDLEAACRLYAGARGILLDTYVPGVPGGTGEAFDWSLVPARLSKPIILAGGLDAQNVGRAIAQVRPYAVDVSGGVEQAKGIKDAAKIEAFMRAVKQA, from the coding sequence ATGAGCAACGTTCGCAGCAAGATCTGCGGGATTACCCGCATCGAAGACGCGCTGGCTGCCGCCGAGGCGGGGGCCGATGCCATCGGCTTCGTCTTCTACGCCAAGAGCCCGCGTGCCGTGGACGTGCGCCAGGCGCGCGCGATCATTGCCGAGCTGCCGCCGTTCGTGACCACCGTCGGGTTGTTCGTCAACGCCTCGCGTTGCGAGCTGAACGAGATCCTCGAAGTGGTTCCCCTGGACCTGCTACAGTTCCACGGCGACGAAACCCCGCAAGACTGTGAAGGCTTCCATCGCCCCTGGATCAAGGCCCTGCGCGTGCGTCCGGGTGATGATCTGGAAGCGGCCTGCCGGCTTTATGCTGGCGCCCGCGGTATCTTGCTGGACACCTATGTGCCCGGCGTGCCCGGGGGCACGGGTGAAGCCTTTGACTGGTCGCTGGTGCCGGCGCGCCTGAGCAAGCCGATCATCCTGGCCGGTGGCCTGGACGCGCAGAATGTCGGCCGGGCCATTGCCCAGGTCAGGCCTTATGCGGTGGATGTCAGCGGCGGGGTGGAGCAGGCCAAGGGCATCAAGGATGCGGCAAAGATCGAAGCCTTCATGCGTGCGGTGAAACAGGCGTGA
- the folC gene encoding bifunctional tetrahydrofolate synthase/dihydrofolate synthase yields the protein MKQRSLGEWLAYLEQLHPSAIDMGLERSQNVLARLALGKLAPRVVTVTGTNGKGSTCAFVAAMLRAQGLKVGVYSSPHLLRYNERVLIDGQEASDERLCEAFAAVEAARGDISLTYFEMGTLAAFWLFYQSKLDAVVLEVGLGGRLDTVNVVDADLALVTSIGVDHVDYLGDTRELVAFEKAGIFRAGKPALCGDLDPPQPLLDKAHELAAPLFLRGRDFDLESTGDSWHWRGTTAEGALVALRDLPLLDLPMENATLALQAYLLMGLPWDAGQLRQALLDTRITGRLDRREARWQGKRVELLLDVGHNPHAAAYLARRLAVRPVKGRRLAVFGLLADKDLPGVVEPLQALVDDWAVAPLDTPRSRPAAELADALTNLGAAVKSYASVDAALEGQCAQATADDQVLLFGSFFCVAQALEWLARQAPEG from the coding sequence ATGAAACAACGATCCCTGGGCGAATGGCTCGCCTACCTCGAGCAGTTGCACCCTTCGGCCATCGACATGGGGCTGGAGCGTTCGCAGAACGTGCTTGCCCGCCTGGCGCTGGGCAAGTTGGCGCCGCGCGTGGTGACCGTCACCGGCACCAATGGCAAGGGTTCCACCTGCGCCTTCGTCGCCGCGATGCTGCGTGCCCAGGGGCTCAAGGTGGGCGTGTACAGCTCGCCACACCTGTTGCGTTACAACGAGCGGGTGCTCATCGATGGCCAAGAGGCCAGTGATGAGCGCCTGTGCGAAGCCTTCGCCGCCGTCGAGGCGGCGCGAGGCGACATTTCCCTGACCTATTTCGAGATGGGCACCCTGGCGGCGTTCTGGTTGTTCTACCAGTCCAAGCTGGATGCCGTGGTGCTCGAAGTGGGGCTCGGTGGCCGTCTGGACACCGTGAACGTGGTGGATGCCGACCTGGCGCTGGTGACCAGCATCGGCGTCGACCATGTCGATTACCTGGGTGATACGCGTGAGCTTGTCGCTTTCGAAAAGGCCGGCATCTTCCGCGCTGGCAAGCCGGCGCTGTGTGGCGACCTTGACCCGCCGCAGCCCTTGCTGGACAAGGCCCATGAGCTGGCGGCGCCGTTGTTCTTGCGTGGGCGTGACTTCGACCTGGAAAGCACAGGCGACAGCTGGCACTGGCGTGGGACCACGGCCGAAGGTGCGCTGGTAGCATTGCGCGATCTGCCGTTGCTAGACCTGCCCATGGAAAACGCCACCCTGGCCCTACAGGCCTACCTGTTGATGGGCCTGCCCTGGGATGCCGGTCAATTGCGCCAGGCGCTGCTCGATACCCGTATCACCGGTCGCCTCGATCGCCGTGAAGCGCGCTGGCAGGGCAAGCGTGTGGAGCTGTTGCTGGATGTCGGCCATAACCCGCATGCTGCGGCGTACCTGGCACGGCGCCTGGCGGTAAGGCCGGTCAAGGGGCGCCGCCTGGCAGTGTTCGGCCTGCTGGCCGACAAGGACCTGCCGGGCGTTGTCGAGCCTTTGCAGGCGCTGGTCGACGACTGGGCGGTCGCACCGCTGGACACGCCGCGCAGCCGTCCGGCCGCAGAACTGGCTGACGCCTTGACGAACCTCGGCGCCGCAGTGAAGTCTTATGCCAGCGTCGACGCGGCCCTCGAAGGGCAATGCGCGCAGGCGACGGCGGATGATCAGGTCCTGCTGTTCGGTTCGTTTTTCTGTGTCGCCCAGGCCCTGGAGTGGTTGGCGCGGCAGGCCCCGGAGGGTTGA
- the truA gene encoding tRNA pseudouridine(38-40) synthase TruA translates to MLLDIIDTTAESAAEGYSRIALGVEYKGSRYRGWQRQASGVPSVQQALEQALSKVANEPISVICAGRTDAGVHGCGQIVHFDTRAIRDERAWTLGTNFNLPHDISVVWSRPMPADFHARFKATARRYRYVIYNDPIRPAHLAEEVTWNHRPLDVERMAEAAEFLLGTHDFSAFRASQCQAKSPIKHIHHLRVTRHGQMIVLDVRATAFLHHMVRNIAGVLMTIGAGERPATWAREVLEGRNRREGGVTAHPYGLYLVQVEYPEAFQLPQRYIGPHFLTGYEALAD, encoded by the coding sequence ATGCTTTTGGACATCATCGACACCACCGCCGAATCTGCGGCTGAAGGCTACTCCCGCATCGCCCTGGGCGTGGAATACAAGGGCTCGCGCTACCGCGGCTGGCAGCGCCAGGCCAGCGGCGTGCCCAGCGTCCAGCAAGCCCTCGAGCAGGCGTTGTCGAAAGTCGCGAACGAGCCGATTTCCGTGATCTGTGCCGGGCGTACTGATGCCGGGGTTCACGGTTGCGGGCAAATCGTGCACTTCGACACGCGCGCCATCCGCGATGAGCGCGCCTGGACCCTGGGCACCAATTTCAACCTGCCCCACGACATCAGTGTGGTCTGGTCGCGCCCGATGCCGGCGGACTTCCATGCCCGCTTCAAGGCCACCGCCCGGCGTTACCGCTACGTCATCTACAACGACCCGATCCGCCCCGCGCACCTGGCCGAGGAGGTGACCTGGAACCACCGCCCGCTGGATGTCGAGCGCATGGCCGAAGCCGCCGAGTTCCTGCTCGGTACCCATGACTTCAGCGCCTTCCGCGCCAGCCAGTGCCAAGCCAAGTCGCCGATCAAACACATCCATCACCTGCGCGTCACCCGCCATGGCCAGATGATCGTGCTGGACGTGCGCGCCACGGCGTTCCTGCACCACATGGTGCGTAACATCGCCGGTGTGTTGATGACCATCGGCGCGGGTGAGCGGCCCGCCACCTGGGCGCGGGAAGTACTGGAAGGGCGCAACCGCCGCGAGGGTGGGGTGACGGCACACCCGTACGGTTTGTACCTGGTGCAAGTGGAATACCCCGAAGCCTTTCAATTGCCCCAGCGTTACATCGGCCCACACTTTTTGACCGGCTACGAGGCATTGGCAGACTGA
- a CDS encoding TagA domain-containing protein: MRPLLVTTLLSCLATSACAPQDYDPTNFADAPRNDLQGTLGGQVDFAQTHVVAATRRIFDPFLVPHKAALVLFRPNKPVTDVEMIITRQGRTTTVRMDRPEALPGTAVYDQTDTFSGKTIEGSYPKFRENTFTYQIPWNLFTADARISFQQAGNPNNKGSLPTYKFVFMTPESEGLTLMNIKGCIFKDKSTCRDTLEQFDGEYNPTAARIAAREMLSELPTQRLHLGTGKAYWPRIIAMGPDQKPHVYDKTNGMEWAAFGDKTLPAKVGMGHYWRAASNLGDKKAGYPVAITGQLLDTPNGMPPLPPGVAASCGGNSCNYPYFPDGFWHETGHAFGLPHDTPPRYEDWSYRAYDNVFLPHTHPDPHRYSLPVDYLGLHYFGQVVGSLSAPPWASGPASAPLFDEFEKLGLKSTEGASWKRYISPYNHQQTLRVQQRFGRLPDGAKYADVFDDHRPPAIGVTAVAAKEDKGLAVTAPSHGLPDSGIQQPAALPSLLSPESNQVPIETAVPVHTLVATFSDPSHNRDGINQIYPAILSNYGNVFRPAQLSASSATRPQRSASYSVLMTTTSQCLASENDLLVLKACDDESAQLTIDTVPPNNAAEAPLAPIVIVRNREGKCLEFNFHFRSCVNAERQVRWRGRIDLTNHSRLLKLQESNTGKFITPTGPRDLDLLPNSSDNELQHFMPGDDHNPHSYRVDIHYASGAIETHPLYAGPIAKDTLKTAVFNVNSQRKPVKAVLKVDNAVVYERQLEDNRLPLVISMGAEHGEQINQVWEPLYLYSKERNACLTATDQGLKLATCNADAIWRLPPKNVFPHQFDAYEPVDLSGRCINARLATGECHFPRKDTVWWTRQDLTQTPSDIYLQELTTGKFITASQSNSTPVLAPLTYSPGQRFQKQALVKLTVVHKNRCMITSGETVAMSTCEPNPLKSWYWISTTNIPGEGNEIALMNGAGQCLNDELKLQGCAQPRADRLTWLMLRAQLYTIRLQNKKTGQFLDVGQDGTVSLKPLGGDSQFFSYGPDQP; this comes from the coding sequence ATGCGCCCACTACTGGTAACAACACTTTTGTCCTGTTTGGCCACTAGCGCCTGCGCACCTCAGGATTACGACCCGACTAACTTCGCGGATGCGCCGAGGAATGATCTGCAGGGCACTCTGGGGGGGCAGGTAGATTTTGCCCAAACGCATGTGGTAGCGGCGACTCGCAGAATCTTCGACCCTTTTCTGGTGCCGCACAAAGCGGCCTTGGTCCTGTTCAGGCCCAACAAGCCCGTCACTGACGTTGAGATGATCATAACGCGGCAGGGCCGCACCACCACCGTACGCATGGATCGCCCGGAAGCGCTTCCAGGCACTGCGGTATATGACCAGACGGACACCTTCTCTGGAAAGACCATTGAAGGCAGCTACCCGAAGTTCAGGGAAAACACGTTCACCTATCAGATACCCTGGAACCTGTTCACCGCTGATGCACGCATCAGTTTTCAGCAAGCTGGCAACCCGAACAATAAAGGCTCACTACCCACCTACAAATTCGTGTTCATGACCCCTGAAAGCGAGGGGCTGACGCTGATGAACATCAAGGGCTGCATCTTCAAGGATAAGTCGACGTGCAGGGATACCCTCGAACAGTTCGACGGTGAGTACAACCCCACTGCCGCGCGTATTGCAGCACGGGAAATGCTCTCCGAACTGCCCACTCAACGCCTTCACCTAGGGACCGGCAAAGCCTACTGGCCACGCATCATTGCCATGGGCCCCGACCAAAAGCCGCATGTTTACGACAAAACGAATGGCATGGAGTGGGCTGCGTTCGGCGACAAGACGTTACCGGCCAAAGTGGGCATGGGCCACTACTGGCGCGCGGCTTCGAACCTGGGCGACAAGAAAGCGGGATACCCTGTGGCCATTACGGGGCAATTGCTTGACACGCCAAACGGCATGCCTCCATTGCCGCCAGGCGTAGCCGCCAGCTGTGGAGGTAACAGCTGTAATTACCCTTACTTCCCCGATGGCTTCTGGCATGAAACAGGCCACGCCTTTGGCCTCCCCCACGATACACCCCCACGCTACGAAGACTGGTCGTATAGGGCGTATGACAATGTCTTTCTGCCACACACACATCCTGACCCACACCGCTACAGTCTCCCGGTAGACTATTTGGGCTTGCACTACTTCGGCCAGGTTGTTGGATCACTCTCCGCCCCTCCTTGGGCTTCCGGTCCCGCTTCGGCGCCCTTGTTTGACGAGTTCGAAAAACTGGGCCTGAAATCGACAGAAGGCGCCAGTTGGAAGCGCTATATTTCTCCCTATAACCACCAGCAGACGCTGCGTGTACAACAGCGCTTCGGACGGCTGCCGGACGGCGCAAAGTACGCTGATGTGTTTGACGACCACCGCCCGCCGGCCATTGGCGTCACTGCGGTTGCCGCCAAGGAAGACAAAGGCCTTGCGGTGACTGCCCCCTCTCACGGCCTCCCTGACTCAGGCATTCAGCAACCTGCCGCCCTACCGTCGTTGCTTTCGCCCGAATCAAATCAAGTCCCTATTGAAACTGCAGTGCCGGTACATACCTTGGTGGCGACCTTTTCAGACCCGTCCCACAACCGGGACGGCATCAACCAAATCTATCCGGCCATTTTGAGCAACTATGGGAATGTCTTCAGGCCTGCACAGTTATCTGCCAGTTCTGCGACCCGCCCACAGCGCAGCGCGAGCTATTCCGTATTGATGACGACAACCTCGCAATGCCTCGCCTCGGAGAACGACCTGCTGGTATTGAAAGCTTGCGATGACGAATCGGCTCAATTAACCATAGACACCGTACCCCCTAATAACGCAGCGGAAGCGCCACTCGCGCCGATTGTCATCGTGCGTAACAGGGAGGGAAAATGCCTGGAATTCAATTTTCACTTTCGCAGTTGCGTCAACGCCGAACGACAAGTTCGCTGGCGCGGCCGCATAGACCTCACGAATCATTCTCGCCTGCTGAAGCTGCAAGAAAGCAACACAGGCAAATTCATTACCCCCACTGGCCCCCGCGACCTGGACTTGCTCCCCAATAGCAGCGATAACGAATTGCAACATTTCATGCCAGGCGACGATCACAACCCGCACAGTTATCGGGTCGATATTCATTACGCCAGCGGCGCCATCGAAACACACCCACTCTACGCCGGCCCCATCGCGAAAGACACGTTGAAAACGGCCGTTTTCAATGTCAACTCCCAGCGTAAACCTGTCAAAGCGGTGCTCAAGGTGGATAACGCCGTCGTTTATGAGCGACAGCTGGAAGATAACCGCCTTCCCCTGGTCATTAGCATGGGGGCTGAGCACGGCGAGCAGATAAATCAGGTCTGGGAGCCGCTATATCTGTATTCAAAAGAACGAAACGCCTGCCTAACAGCCACTGATCAAGGTTTGAAACTTGCGACCTGCAATGCGGACGCAATTTGGCGCCTCCCACCCAAGAATGTGTTCCCCCATCAGTTCGACGCATACGAGCCAGTCGACCTCTCGGGCCGTTGCATCAACGCCCGTTTAGCAACTGGCGAATGCCATTTCCCGCGCAAAGATACCGTTTGGTGGACACGCCAAGACCTGACCCAGACCCCGTCTGACATCTATCTACAGGAACTGACTACCGGAAAGTTCATCACCGCCAGCCAAAGTAACAGCACCCCAGTGCTTGCCCCGCTGACCTACAGCCCAGGCCAACGTTTCCAGAAACAAGCGCTAGTGAAGCTCACAGTGGTGCATAAAAATCGCTGCATGATAACTTCGGGCGAAACAGTAGCAATGTCGACCTGCGAGCCCAATCCCCTGAAAAGTTGGTACTGGATCAGCACGACCAACATACCAGGTGAAGGTAACGAGATCGCACTTATGAACGGCGCAGGTCAATGCCTGAACGACGAGTTGAAGCTTCAGGGGTGCGCGCAACCGCGTGCGGACAGACTCACCTGGTTAATGCTACGCGCGCAGCTCTACACGATTCGACTTCAGAACAAGAAGACTGGTCAATTCCTGGATGTAGGGCAGGATGGTACGGTTTCGCTTAAACCCTTGGGGGGTGACTCTCAGTTCTTTAGCTACGGACCTGACCAGCCGTGA
- a CDS encoding aspartate-semialdehyde dehydrogenase — MTQPLDIAVVGATGSVGETLVQILEELAFPVATLHLLASMESAGSSVMFAGKTIKVREVDSFDFAQVKLAFFAASPAVSRSFANKAQQAGCTVIDLSGGLDDALAVVPEANADSIANLKLPARLASPGSAAVALAVALAPLKGLLDIERVQVMANLAVSAQGREAVNELARQTAELLNARPLEPRFFDRQVAFNLLAQVGAVDEQGHAGLERRLVSELRELLGQPELKISVTCIQVPVFFGDSFSVAVQSRKPVDLVAVNAALESADSVELVERDDYPTPVGDAVGQDVVYVGRVRHGVDDDQQLNLWLTTDNLRKGAALNAVQVAQLLIKHRL; from the coding sequence ATGACCCAACCTCTGGACATCGCCGTCGTCGGCGCCACCGGTAGCGTCGGTGAAACCCTCGTACAGATCCTCGAAGAGCTGGCATTTCCGGTCGCGACCCTGCACCTGCTGGCCAGCATGGAGTCGGCGGGCAGCAGCGTGATGTTCGCAGGCAAAACGATCAAGGTGCGTGAAGTCGACAGTTTCGATTTCGCCCAGGTCAAGCTGGCCTTCTTCGCTGCCAGCCCTGCCGTCAGCCGCAGTTTCGCCAACAAAGCCCAGCAGGCGGGCTGCACGGTCATCGACCTGTCCGGCGGCCTTGACGACGCCCTCGCCGTGGTGCCGGAAGCCAATGCTGACAGCATCGCCAACCTTAAGCTGCCTGCGCGCTTGGCCAGCCCTGGCTCTGCAGCCGTTGCCCTGGCTGTCGCGCTGGCACCACTGAAAGGCCTGCTGGACATCGAACGGGTGCAGGTCATGGCCAACCTGGCGGTCTCTGCCCAAGGCCGCGAAGCGGTCAACGAACTGGCCCGTCAAACCGCCGAGCTGCTCAATGCTCGCCCGTTGGAGCCGCGCTTCTTCGACCGCCAGGTGGCGTTCAACCTGCTGGCCCAGGTGGGTGCGGTTGACGAACAAGGCCATGCTGGCCTTGAGCGGCGTCTTGTCAGCGAGCTGCGCGAGTTGCTGGGGCAGCCCGAGCTGAAGATTTCCGTGACCTGCATTCAAGTCCCGGTGTTTTTCGGCGATAGCTTCAGTGTGGCGGTGCAAAGCCGTAAACCGGTAGACCTGGTGGCAGTCAATGCTGCGTTGGAGAGTGCCGACAGCGTCGAGCTGGTCGAGCGAGACGATTATCCGACGCCGGTAGGTGACGCAGTGGGCCAAGACGTGGTCTATGTTGGACGTGTACGCCATGGTGTCGATGACGACCAGCAGCTCAACCTCTGGCTGACCACCGACAACCTGCGCAAAGGCGCCGCGCTCAATGCTGTGCAAGTGGCGCAATTGTTGATTAAACACAGGCTGTAA